One genomic window of Oscillospiraceae bacterium includes the following:
- a CDS encoding major capsid protein: MAVNIYDPRFMMRMIDQQPPMTTFMKDTFFRRTQMFPTKAVDFDVKKGGMAMAPFVSPRI; encoded by the coding sequence ATGGCTGTAAATATTTACGACCCCCGGTTTATGATGCGAATGATAGACCAACAACCGCCTATGACTACGTTTATGAAAGACACGTTTTTTAGGCGCACACAAATGTTTCCGACAAAGGCGGTAGACTTTGATGTAAAAAAAGGCGGCATGGCTATGGCACCTTTCGTTAGCCCCCGCATTG